The following coding sequences lie in one Vitis vinifera cultivar Pinot Noir 40024 chromosome 19, ASM3070453v1 genomic window:
- the LOC100267424 gene encoding calcium-binding protein PBP1, whose amino-acid sequence MASQDPSNFQDFLPLMAHKLGGEGLMSELCNGFNLLMDSSKGVITFESLKRNSALLGLEGLSDDDLWSMLREGDFDGDGALNQMEFCVLMFRLSPELMEESEFWLEEALQQELKNHH is encoded by the coding sequence ATGGCATCCCAGGACCCATCGAACTTCCAGGATTTCTTGCCTCTGATGGCCCACAAGTTGGGGGGTGAGGGACTGATGAGTGAGCTCTGCAATGGCTTCAATCTGCTGATGGACAGCAGTAAGGGCGTCATCACTTTTGAGAGTCTGAAAAGGAACTCTGCTCTTCTGGGGTTGGAGGGCTTGTCCGATGATGATCTGTGGAGCATGCTGAGGGAAGGGGATTTTGATGGTGATGGGGCCCTGAATCAGATGGAGTTTTGTGTGCTCATGTTCAGATTAAGCCCTGAGTTGATGGAGGAGTCTGAGTTTTGGCTGGAAGAAGCCCTTCAACAGGAGCTCAAGAATCatcattga